One window of Watersipora subatra chromosome 3, tzWatSuba1.1, whole genome shotgun sequence genomic DNA carries:
- the LOC137391403 gene encoding uncharacterized protein has product MRRATDSLAWSALCTFLIAILSLAKIDALLCYCTEDECLSGDRSNMCVQSNPELGCYKQYYSKIEPAITMGCVKASLWCDSSHIRPGPYNSEWPNTACCYTDHCNFDLPLPDVTGSLEEAASPPADTSAPSQSTKQTTEHNASVDSNTTGSESESTVHPVFMLVMVLVYIFLVVVMASILVIVKVWFYKRKNSSRKHWVIERNKLKTKAQMSHLLTDEQYEVPIRSHLSNSNRLVSNFDVP; this is encoded by the exons ATGAGGAGGGCAACAGACTCGCTGGCTTGGTCAGCTCTCTGCACTTTCTTAATAGCAATTCTTTCACTCGCAAAGATTG ATGCTCTGCTTTGCTACTGCACGGAAGACGAGTGTTTGAGCGGAGACAGGTCTAACATGTGTGTCCAAAGTAACCCTGAGCTGGGCTGCTACAAGCAGTACTATTCCAAG ATTGAGCCAGCAATAACCATGGGCTGTGTCAAGGCCTCTCTTTGGTGCGACAGCTCTCACATTCGCCCGGGACCATATAACTCTGAGTGGCCCAATACTGCTTGCTGCTATACAGATCACTGCAATTTTGACCTGCCCCTTCCCGACGTGACAG GCTCATTGGAGGAAGCAGCCAGTCCGCCAGCAGACACCTCAGCGCCATCTCAAAGTACTAAACAGACAACTGAACACAATGCAAGTGTAGACTCCAACACAACAGGGTCAGAATCAGAGTCGACGGTGCATCCTGTTTTCATGCTAGTCATGGTcctagtttatatatttttagtagttgttatgGCATCTATTCTAGTCATTGTAAAAGTCTGGTTCTATAAGCGAAAAAACTCTTCGCGGAAGCACTGGGTGATCGAGCGAAATAAGCTGAAGACCAAGGCCCAGATGTCACATCTGCTCACAGATGAACAATACGAAGTGCCTATACGCTCGCACCTTTCTAACAGTAATAGACTCGTATCTAATTTTGACGTACCGTAA